The following proteins come from a genomic window of Geminicoccaceae bacterium SCSIO 64248:
- a CDS encoding DUF4391 domain-containing protein: MTAAFFDYPKAAAFGRVVPKSRIYEHAGVGTALRDLFVTQVDQITWKYKLAPETMNLAATKAVGEIQVFGISLRNGKLDEEVLRAIDRAIPFPLIFELSWSGKRKAVAAFKRPSDADATKRVVSAYFATDWAPDDAPRKPLPVALNLGGLYDALLTALMPKAAAKAEHTGEDIQTRVARMEAIRAKSREVDRIKARLAREKQFNKRVAINAELRAARQELERLSGGEPTDAAMSE, from the coding sequence ATGACGGCAGCCTTCTTCGACTATCCCAAAGCCGCCGCCTTCGGTCGCGTTGTTCCGAAAAGCCGGATCTATGAGCATGCGGGCGTCGGCACAGCGCTAAGGGACCTGTTCGTGACCCAGGTCGATCAGATTACTTGGAAGTACAAGCTCGCGCCGGAAACCATGAACCTCGCGGCGACGAAGGCCGTCGGTGAGATTCAGGTTTTCGGCATCAGCCTGCGCAACGGCAAGCTCGACGAAGAGGTGCTGCGCGCGATCGACCGAGCCATTCCGTTCCCGCTGATCTTCGAGCTCAGCTGGTCGGGAAAGCGGAAGGCCGTCGCCGCCTTCAAGCGGCCGAGCGACGCCGACGCCACCAAGCGGGTTGTCAGCGCCTATTTCGCGACCGATTGGGCGCCTGACGATGCGCCGCGCAAGCCGTTGCCGGTGGCGCTCAATCTTGGCGGTCTCTACGACGCCCTCCTCACGGCGCTGATGCCAAAGGCCGCCGCCAAAGCGGAGCACACCGGCGAGGACATCCAGACGCGCGTGGCGCGGATGGAGGCGATCCGGGCCAAGTCGCGGGAGGTGGACCGGATCAAGGCCCGCCTTGCCCGTGAGAAACAGTTCAACAAGCGCGTGGCGATCAATGCCGAACTGCGTGCTGCACGGCAGGAACTGGAGCGCCTCTCCGGAGGAGAGCCCACCGACGCCGCGATGAGTGAGTAA
- a CDS encoding glutathione S-transferase N-terminal domain-containing protein, with the protein MIDLYSWGTPNGFKASIMLEEVGLDYAYHPVNIGQDEQFAPDFLKISPNNKIPAIVDQDNGQALFESGAILIYLADKTGKLLPTEPKAHYATLQWLMWQMGGFGPMLGQAHHFLRFAKEKVPYAIKRYGDEAARLYGVLDTRLGEAEYLAGDAYSIADIATWPWASRFEYQQVDLATYPNVKRWFDAIAARPAVQKGIAIYG; encoded by the coding sequence ATGATCGATCTGTACAGCTGGGGAACCCCGAACGGCTTCAAGGCCAGCATCATGCTGGAGGAGGTCGGCCTCGACTACGCCTACCATCCCGTGAACATCGGCCAGGACGAGCAGTTCGCGCCGGACTTCCTCAAGATCAGCCCGAACAACAAGATCCCGGCGATCGTCGACCAGGACAACGGCCAGGCGCTGTTCGAATCCGGGGCGATCCTGATCTACCTCGCCGACAAGACCGGCAAGCTGCTCCCCACGGAGCCCAAGGCGCACTACGCGACGCTGCAATGGCTGATGTGGCAGATGGGCGGCTTCGGCCCGATGCTGGGCCAGGCGCATCATTTCCTGCGCTTCGCCAAAGAGAAGGTGCCCTACGCCATCAAGCGCTACGGCGACGAGGCGGCGCGGCTCTACGGCGTGCTCGACACGCGCCTGGGCGAGGCCGAGTACCTGGCCGGCGACGCCTACAGCATCGCCGACATCGCGACATGGCCCTGGGCGTCCCGCTTCGAGTACCAGCAGGTCGACCTCGCGACCTATCCGAACGTCAAGCGCTGGTTCGACGCGATCGCGGCGCGGCCGGCCGTGCAGAAGGGCATCGCCATCTATGGCTGA
- a CDS encoding IS3 family transposase codes for MLWTSPGRALHARHDDVLAEGLSGGLHRVERLMRENGSRARPRRRGLPRDTGERASASDNLLDRAFEASAPNQKWIADFTCIWTAEGWLCVAAVVDLFSRRVVGWAMKAEMTAQLVADALIMAICAAARRTACCTTVTRAANIRASSFSLMADHGITCSMSQAGHVWDNTAMESLFSALKTERTARKVSRTRNDARADVFDCIERFYNGRRRRSKLGYLCPIEFEERARLA; via the coding sequence ATGCTCTGGACGTCTCCCGGCCGGGCTTTACATGCCCGGCACGATGACGTGCTCGCGGAAGGGCTCTCCGGCGGGCTGCATCGGGTCGAACGACTCATGCGAGAGAATGGGTCGAGGGCCCGGCCGCGCCGTCGTGGACTGCCGAGGGATACGGGAGAGCGGGCTTCCGCGTCGGACAACCTCCTCGATCGCGCCTTCGAGGCATCGGCCCCGAACCAGAAGTGGATCGCCGACTTCACCTGCATCTGGACCGCCGAAGGTTGGCTCTGCGTTGCCGCGGTCGTCGATCTGTTCTCCCGGCGTGTCGTCGGCTGGGCGATGAAGGCGGAGATGACAGCACAACTTGTCGCCGATGCCCTCATCATGGCGATCTGCGCCGCGGCAAGGCGGACAGCCTGCTGCACCACAGTGACCAGGGCAGCCAATATACGAGCGAGCAGTTTCAGCCTGATGGCCGACCACGGCATCACGTGCTCGATGAGCCAGGCCGGCCATGTCTGGGACAATACCGCGATGGAAAGCCTTTTCTCAGCGCTCAAGACTGAGCGGACAGCCCGCAAGGTCTCTAGGACGAGAAATGATGCCAGGGCCGATGTGTTCGACTGTATCGAGCGCTTCTATAACGGTCGGCGCAGGCGCTCGAAGCTAGGCTATCTCTGCCCTATCGAGTTCGAGGAACGAGCTAGACTAGCTTGA
- a CDS encoding helicase-related protein encodes MRLINNTSLLLGDDLKATLGRGARLKIAASCFSIYAFEALKSELSKVESLQFIFTAPTFVPMEMTDRLRKERREFFIPKATRERGLYGTEFEIQLRNKLTQRAVARECAEWIRKKARFRSNTTKAPMQQFIHAAAETSDVAYMPISGFTAVDLGYQKGDAVSNLVTRIDDGAHTQVYLQLFNQIWNDDGKLSDVTAAICDHIESVYQENSPERIYFHILYNLFQDFLEEVDQDALPNDLTGYKDSLVWNKLFNYQRDAATGTINKLEMHNGCILADSVGLGKTFTALAVIKYYELRNRSVLVLCPKKLADNWRNYNTNLTTNIFAEDRFNYDVLSHTDLSRTSGEAFGIPLNRVNWGNYDLVVIDESHNFRNNDVFKDRETRYQKLMNQVIRAGVKTKVLMLSATPVNNRFNDLRNQLALAYEGDSENLSHKLKTNTGIEEIFRRAQKAFNAWSDQPPEERTAAAILKALDFDFFEMLDAVTIARSRKHIETFYDTKDIGKFPQRRKPLSYQCPITHRSDVLGLNDIFSSLSVLKLAVYAPISYILPSRLRKYEEIYDTQVEGGRSKLRQADRERSLQALMTTNLLKRLESSVEAFRLTLRALHGNIAQTLQAIDTYERTGAAQSVSDHLGDPGFDPDDDDLSGLDEFTVGKKIQISLSDMDIPSWKHDLAADLTLIGDLIASMDRVGPEDDAKLQHLKDVVTRKVADPLNPGNRKVLVFTAFADTAKYLYANLASAFLESDGLHCGMVTGSDAPKSTLKKSYDFQSLLTLFSPRAKEKHLVLPHETGEIDILIGTDCISEGQNLQDCDYLINYDIHWNPVRIIQRFGRIDRIGSPNAQIQLVNYWPEISLDEYINLKERVENRMMIADVTATGDDNVLTAKSSDIAYRKEQLKRLQEEVIELEDVRTGISITDLGLNDFRMDLLNHIKEHGDLEHLPNGMHAVVPAQPALGLKPGVIFALKNIHDSVNINQQNRLHPYYLVYVGHDGGVIIDHTEVKRLLDLIRTSCKGQAEPIRAVCQLFNERTQDGRKMELCSALLSAAIRSMIEVKEEKDIDSLFSGGRTTALVHTIAGLDDFELIAFLVIEEVAA; translated from the coding sequence ATGAGACTCATCAATAACACCTCGTTGCTTCTCGGAGATGACCTGAAGGCGACGCTGGGACGTGGCGCCCGGCTCAAGATCGCGGCATCATGCTTCTCGATCTATGCTTTCGAGGCGCTCAAGAGTGAATTGTCAAAGGTCGAAAGCCTTCAGTTCATTTTTACGGCGCCGACCTTTGTCCCGATGGAAATGACGGACCGTCTCCGCAAGGAACGGCGAGAGTTCTTCATTCCAAAAGCGACGCGCGAGCGAGGCCTGTACGGAACCGAGTTCGAGATACAGCTTCGCAACAAGCTGACCCAGCGGGCAGTCGCGCGCGAATGCGCCGAATGGATACGCAAGAAAGCTCGCTTTCGGTCGAACACGACCAAGGCGCCGATGCAGCAATTCATCCATGCGGCAGCGGAAACGAGTGACGTCGCCTACATGCCGATCAGCGGCTTCACAGCTGTCGATCTCGGCTATCAGAAGGGCGACGCGGTATCGAACCTCGTCACGCGTATCGACGATGGCGCGCATACGCAGGTCTATCTGCAGCTATTCAACCAGATCTGGAACGATGACGGAAAGCTCAGCGACGTCACGGCCGCCATTTGCGATCACATCGAGTCCGTCTACCAGGAGAACTCCCCGGAGCGGATCTATTTTCATATTCTCTATAATCTCTTTCAGGACTTCCTCGAAGAAGTTGATCAGGATGCGCTGCCGAACGATCTGACCGGTTACAAAGACAGCCTCGTCTGGAACAAGCTTTTCAATTACCAGAGAGACGCCGCGACTGGCACTATCAATAAGCTTGAAATGCACAATGGATGCATTCTGGCGGATAGCGTCGGCCTTGGTAAAACCTTCACCGCCCTGGCGGTGATCAAATACTACGAGCTCCGCAATCGGTCGGTGCTGGTCCTGTGTCCGAAGAAGCTTGCGGACAATTGGCGCAACTACAATACCAATCTGACCACGAACATTTTCGCTGAGGACCGGTTCAATTACGATGTCCTGAGCCATACCGATCTCTCCCGTACGTCAGGAGAGGCGTTCGGCATTCCGCTGAACCGGGTGAACTGGGGCAACTACGATCTCGTCGTCATCGATGAGTCGCACAATTTCCGGAACAACGATGTCTTCAAGGATCGAGAGACCCGCTACCAGAAGCTGATGAACCAGGTCATCCGTGCTGGCGTGAAGACCAAGGTTCTGATGCTATCGGCGACGCCGGTGAACAACCGGTTCAACGATCTGCGCAATCAGCTCGCGCTGGCTTACGAGGGTGACTCTGAAAACCTCAGTCACAAGCTGAAAACCAACACTGGAATCGAGGAGATTTTCCGGCGCGCGCAGAAGGCATTCAACGCTTGGTCCGATCAGCCTCCAGAGGAGCGAACCGCAGCCGCGATCTTGAAAGCCCTCGATTTCGATTTTTTCGAGATGCTCGATGCCGTGACGATTGCCCGCTCCCGCAAGCATATCGAGACCTTCTACGACACCAAGGATATCGGCAAATTTCCGCAGCGCCGAAAGCCGCTGTCGTATCAGTGCCCGATCACCCATCGATCGGACGTGCTAGGCCTCAACGATATCTTCAGCAGCCTGTCGGTGCTCAAGCTCGCGGTCTACGCCCCGATCAGCTACATCCTGCCGAGCCGGCTTCGTAAGTACGAAGAAATCTACGACACCCAGGTGGAAGGCGGTCGCAGCAAGCTGCGCCAGGCCGACCGCGAACGGAGCCTTCAGGCTCTGATGACCACCAATTTGCTCAAGCGTTTGGAGAGCTCTGTCGAAGCATTCCGCCTCACCCTACGGGCGCTGCACGGCAACATCGCGCAGACGCTCCAGGCGATCGACACCTATGAACGCACGGGCGCCGCCCAGAGCGTGAGCGACCATCTCGGCGATCCCGGTTTCGACCCGGACGATGACGACCTGAGCGGACTCGATGAGTTCACGGTCGGCAAGAAAATTCAGATCAGCCTGTCGGATATGGACATTCCGTCTTGGAAGCACGACCTCGCCGCGGATCTCACGCTCATTGGTGATTTGATCGCTTCGATGGACAGGGTGGGACCGGAGGATGATGCCAAACTACAGCATCTGAAGGATGTCGTTACCCGCAAGGTCGCCGACCCGCTCAATCCGGGTAATCGCAAGGTTCTCGTCTTCACCGCCTTCGCGGACACGGCGAAGTACCTTTATGCGAATCTGGCATCGGCATTTCTCGAGTCGGACGGCCTGCACTGCGGCATGGTCACTGGCTCCGATGCGCCGAAGAGCACGCTGAAGAAGAGCTATGACTTCCAGTCCCTGCTCACGCTGTTCTCGCCGCGCGCGAAGGAGAAGCATCTGGTCCTGCCGCACGAAACGGGCGAGATCGACATCCTCATCGGGACGGACTGCATCTCCGAGGGCCAGAACCTTCAGGATTGCGACTATCTGATCAACTACGACATCCACTGGAACCCGGTGCGGATCATCCAGCGGTTCGGGCGCATCGACCGTATCGGGTCACCCAATGCGCAAATCCAGCTCGTTAATTACTGGCCGGAAATATCGCTCGACGAGTACATCAATCTCAAGGAGCGTGTCGAAAACCGCATGATGATCGCCGACGTCACGGCGACCGGCGACGACAATGTACTCACCGCCAAGAGTAGCGACATCGCCTACCGCAAGGAGCAACTCAAGCGGCTCCAGGAAGAGGTGATCGAGCTGGAGGATGTTAGGACTGGGATCTCCATCACGGACCTCGGCCTGAACGATTTCCGCATGGATCTCTTGAACCATATCAAGGAGCACGGCGACCTCGAGCATCTGCCCAACGGCATGCATGCTGTGGTGCCGGCGCAGCCGGCGCTAGGTCTGAAGCCGGGTGTGATCTTCGCGCTGAAAAACATCCACGACAGCGTGAACATCAATCAGCAGAACCGGCTGCACCCCTACTACCTCGTCTATGTCGGTCACGACGGTGGGGTCATCATCGACCATACCGAGGTGAAGCGCTTGCTCGATCTGATCCGCACGAGCTGCAAGGGCCAGGCGGAACCGATTCGGGCGGTCTGCCAGCTGTTCAATGAGCGGACGCAGGACGGTCGCAAGATGGAGCTGTGCTCCGCGCTTCTGAGCGCCGCGATCCGCTCAATGATCGAGGTGAAGGAAGAAAAGGACATCGACAGCCTGTTCAGCGGTGGGCGGACCACGGCGCTGGTTCATACCATCGCCGGCCTCGACGACTTCGAACTGATCGCCTTCCTTGTGATCGAAGAGGTGGCGGCATGA
- a CDS encoding site-specific DNA-methyltransferase, which yields MDKLKMHSPDLSQENIAKIRDLFPGCVTEARDEATGQLRLAVDFDQLRQELSDDLVEGPQERYQLDWPGKKQALVTANAPIAKTLRPFKDESVSFDETKNLFIEGDNLDVLKILQDSYLGQVKIIYIDPPYNTGKDFIYRDDFSTPGQQFAIEAGEKDEGGSRLVANSDSSGRYHSDWMSMMYARLTVAKRLLRDDGVIMVSIDDYEQSALRKLMDQVFGERNFVAQLVWEKGRKNDAKFFSVGHEYLIIYARDVALLRERKEIWREEKPGARDIWDESIRLRSLHGDDFKAIEADLSKWYSDLPKAHPAKKWARYKRVDKNGPWRDRDISWPGGDGPRYDVIHPVTGKPCAVPEAGWRYSSPAEMQRQIKLGLVEFRDDHTEPPFRKAHIRPIPDEIDGAPTDADDEDGSDEDGDDTEFATQVRGSYFYKQSQVSVKYLRNLMGSKVFTNPKDHEELAKLISYVTPNEKSAVIMDFFAGSSSTAEAVFRANATYGSNHRFIMVQLPEDLEKAESSASGTAKKTVQAAIKLLKKDGRPLVLSEVSKERIRRSGKAVIGEPCDPGWAKDVGFRVLKVDTFNMQDVYYRPDQIDQKDLLADVDNIKPDRTAEDLLFQVLVDWGVDLTLPIQRKTIQGKTVFFVDGNALVACFETGVTEELVKELAGREPLRVVFRDSGFVSDAVKINVEQVFRQVSPATDVKSI from the coding sequence ATGGACAAGTTGAAGATGCACAGCCCTGACCTGAGCCAGGAGAACATCGCGAAGATCCGCGACCTTTTCCCCGGCTGCGTGACCGAAGCGCGCGACGAGGCGACGGGGCAGCTGCGTCTGGCGGTGGATTTCGATCAGCTGCGTCAGGAACTGAGTGACGACCTCGTCGAGGGGCCGCAAGAACGCTACCAGCTTGACTGGCCTGGAAAGAAGCAGGCGCTAGTGACAGCGAACGCCCCAATTGCAAAAACTCTGCGACCATTTAAGGATGAAAGTGTATCGTTCGATGAAACTAAGAATCTTTTCATTGAAGGAGACAATCTTGATGTTTTGAAGATTCTTCAAGATTCTTATTTGGGCCAAGTAAAAATAATATATATAGATCCGCCGTATAACACCGGTAAGGATTTCATCTATAGAGATGATTTTTCGACGCCAGGGCAACAGTTTGCGATTGAAGCGGGCGAGAAGGACGAGGGCGGATCTCGTCTGGTTGCCAACTCTGATTCAAGCGGCAGATACCATTCTGACTGGATGTCGATGATGTATGCCCGTCTCACGGTGGCCAAGCGGCTTCTGCGAGACGACGGTGTTATCATGGTCAGTATCGATGATTACGAGCAGTCAGCGCTACGAAAACTGATGGATCAGGTTTTTGGCGAGCGAAACTTTGTTGCGCAACTCGTTTGGGAAAAAGGTCGGAAGAACGACGCAAAGTTTTTCTCCGTCGGCCACGAGTATCTCATCATCTACGCGCGCGATGTCGCATTGCTACGCGAACGCAAAGAGATTTGGCGCGAAGAAAAGCCCGGTGCGCGAGATATCTGGGACGAGTCCATCAGATTGCGCAGCCTCCACGGGGACGATTTCAAGGCAATCGAGGCTGATCTTTCCAAGTGGTATTCCGACCTGCCAAAGGCCCACCCTGCGAAAAAGTGGGCACGATATAAGCGCGTAGACAAGAATGGTCCTTGGAGAGATCGAGACATTTCCTGGCCGGGAGGCGACGGCCCTCGTTACGACGTTATTCATCCAGTAACCGGAAAGCCGTGCGCTGTCCCGGAGGCGGGTTGGAGATACTCGTCGCCAGCCGAGATGCAGCGGCAGATCAAGCTGGGGTTGGTGGAGTTTCGTGATGACCACACTGAGCCGCCCTTTCGCAAAGCGCATATTCGCCCGATTCCTGATGAAATCGACGGGGCTCCAACGGACGCCGACGACGAGGACGGGTCCGATGAGGACGGCGACGATACCGAGTTCGCCACGCAGGTTCGTGGATCCTATTTCTACAAGCAGTCCCAAGTGTCGGTAAAATATTTGCGAAACCTAATGGGGTCGAAGGTATTCACCAATCCAAAGGACCATGAAGAGCTGGCGAAGCTCATCTCGTATGTAACGCCTAATGAGAAGTCCGCCGTCATCATGGACTTTTTTGCCGGTTCTTCCAGTACGGCCGAGGCGGTGTTCCGAGCTAACGCGACGTATGGATCAAACCACCGTTTTATCATGGTGCAGTTGCCGGAAGACTTGGAGAAAGCGGAGTCCAGTGCGAGTGGGACTGCCAAGAAGACCGTTCAGGCGGCTATCAAGCTTCTGAAGAAAGATGGCCGACCGCTGGTGCTTTCCGAAGTCTCAAAGGAGAGGATCCGGCGATCGGGGAAAGCGGTGATCGGGGAGCCTTGCGATCCCGGTTGGGCCAAGGATGTTGGATTTCGGGTCTTGAAGGTCGACACATTCAACATGCAGGACGTTTATTATCGCCCTGACCAGATCGATCAGAAGGATCTGCTCGCCGACGTCGACAACATCAAGCCCGACCGGACTGCTGAGGACTTGCTGTTCCAGGTACTCGTCGATTGGGGCGTGGATCTGACTCTGCCGATCCAGCGCAAGACGATACAGGGCAAGACCGTGTTCTTCGTGGACGGGAACGCGCTAGTCGCGTGTTTCGAGACCGGCGTGACAGAGGAGCTGGTGAAAGAGCTCGCTGGCCGCGAGCCCCTGCGCGTGGTGTTCCGCGACAGCGGCTTCG
- a CDS encoding Nramp family divalent metal transporter: MARCEPVLDAGPIYRRADETGAASLPEVHASVAVPSGGTWLRRFLAFLGPGYMVSVGYMDPGNWATDIAGGSQFGYTLLAVILLSNLMAILLQGLAARLGIATGRDLAQTCRESYPRPVGLVLWFLCELAIIACDLAEVIGTAIALNLLFGIPLVAGAIITALDAILVLFLMQKGFRALEAFVMALLAVIFLCFIVQIALAAPPLAAIAGGFVPSTEIVTDPAMLYIAIGIVGATVMPHNLYLHSSIVQTRDYPRTEAGRRDALRWAVADSTIALMLALFVNAAILITAAAVFHDAGRTDVREIEQAYALLSPMLGVGIASTLLALALLASGINSTVTATLAGQIVMEGFLRLRLPNWLRRLITRGIAIVPVVVVTWLYGERGTAELLVLSQVVLSMQLPFAVIPLVHFVSQKRRMGSFVIPFWQKALAFAVSGLIVVLNVKLLADTALGLG, translated from the coding sequence ATGGCACGCTGCGAGCCGGTTCTCGACGCCGGGCCCATCTATCGCCGCGCCGACGAGACCGGCGCCGCGAGCCTGCCCGAGGTGCATGCCAGCGTCGCGGTGCCGAGCGGCGGGACGTGGCTTCGCCGCTTCCTCGCCTTTCTCGGCCCGGGATACATGGTCTCGGTCGGCTACATGGATCCCGGCAACTGGGCGACCGACATCGCCGGCGGCTCCCAGTTCGGCTACACGCTGCTCGCGGTCATCCTCCTCTCCAACCTCATGGCGATCCTGCTGCAGGGCCTGGCGGCACGGCTCGGCATCGCCACCGGCCGCGACCTCGCCCAGACCTGCCGCGAGAGCTATCCGCGTCCGGTCGGGCTCGTGCTGTGGTTCCTGTGCGAGCTCGCGATCATCGCCTGCGACCTTGCCGAGGTCATCGGCACGGCTATCGCGCTCAATCTTTTGTTCGGCATCCCGCTGGTGGCCGGCGCGATCATCACCGCGCTGGACGCGATCCTCGTCCTGTTCCTGATGCAGAAGGGCTTCCGCGCGCTCGAAGCCTTCGTGATGGCGCTGCTCGCCGTCATCTTCCTCTGCTTCATCGTGCAGATCGCGCTGGCGGCGCCACCGCTCGCCGCGATCGCGGGCGGCTTCGTCCCTTCGACCGAGATCGTCACCGACCCGGCCATGCTCTACATCGCGATCGGCATCGTCGGCGCCACGGTCATGCCGCACAATCTCTACCTGCACTCGTCGATCGTGCAGACGCGGGACTATCCCCGCACCGAGGCGGGACGTCGCGACGCGCTCCGCTGGGCGGTCGCCGACAGCACCATCGCCCTGATGCTGGCCCTGTTCGTCAACGCCGCCATCCTGATCACGGCGGCCGCGGTGTTCCACGACGCCGGGCGGACCGACGTCCGCGAGATCGAGCAGGCCTATGCGCTGCTCTCGCCCATGCTGGGCGTCGGCATCGCCTCGACGCTGCTGGCGCTGGCGCTGCTGGCCTCGGGCATCAATTCGACGGTCACGGCGACCCTCGCCGGCCAGATCGTCATGGAAGGCTTCCTGCGCCTGCGCCTGCCGAACTGGCTGCGCCGCCTGATCACGCGCGGCATCGCTATCGTGCCGGTCGTCGTCGTCACCTGGCTCTACGGCGAACGGGGCACGGCCGAGCTTTTGGTGCTCAGCCAGGTCGTCCTCTCGATGCAGCTGCCCTTCGCGGTGATCCCGCTGGTCCATTTCGTGTCGCAGAAGCGCCGCATGGGCAGCTTCGTCATCCCGTTCTGGCAGAAAGCGCTGGCGTTCGCGGTCTCCGGCCTGATCGTCGTCCTGAACGTGAAGCTGCTGGCCGACACGGCTCTCGGCCTCGGCTGA
- a CDS encoding 3'-5' exonuclease has protein sequence MVTKLGCDALELTDHAASQQGRIAIGTMHFAKGLEFRAVAVMACDEDVIPQQARIEDVSDEMELDEVYATERQLLYVAATRARDHLLVSGVSPGSEFLADLQDRTHNRDR, from the coding sequence GTGGTCACGAAGCTCGGCTGCGATGCCCTCGAGCTGACCGATCACGCCGCCAGCCAGCAGGGACGCATCGCGATCGGGACGATGCATTTCGCCAAGGGGCTGGAGTTCCGCGCGGTCGCCGTCATGGCGTGCGACGAGGACGTCATTCCACAGCAGGCGCGGATCGAGGACGTCTCGGACGAGATGGAACTTGACGAAGTCTACGCGACCGAGCGTCAGTTGCTCTACGTCGCCGCCACCCGGGCGCGCGACCATCTCCTTGTCAGCGGCGTAAGCCCAGGGTCCGAGTTCCTGGCGGACCTTCAGGACAGGACGCATAACAGGGACAGGTAA
- a CDS encoding YbaK/EbsC family protein: MAEAAGQGLLARASVRRVVETLKQRGSGAEVVVLTETARTAADAARALDVPVGAIVKSLVFTLEGAAVMALVAGDRQCHAPGLATALGRDGAKVGRADADLVRAATGFAIGGVAPVGHREALPVVLDASLGRFERVYAAAGHPHCVFGTTLDELASLTGGTVSDAITGA, translated from the coding sequence ATGGCTGAGGCGGCGGGGCAGGGCCTGCTCGCCCGTGCCAGCGTCCGCCGCGTGGTCGAAACGCTGAAGCAACGCGGCTCCGGCGCCGAGGTCGTCGTCTTGACCGAGACCGCGCGGACCGCCGCCGACGCCGCCCGCGCGCTCGACGTTCCGGTCGGGGCGATCGTCAAGTCGCTGGTGTTCACGCTTGAAGGCGCGGCGGTCATGGCCCTGGTCGCGGGCGACCGCCAGTGCCACGCCCCGGGCCTGGCGACGGCGCTGGGCCGGGACGGCGCCAAGGTCGGCCGCGCCGACGCCGACCTCGTCCGCGCCGCCACCGGCTTCGCCATCGGCGGCGTAGCGCCGGTCGGCCATCGCGAGGCCCTGCCGGTCGTACTCGACGCCAGCCTCGGCCGCTTCGAGCGCGTCTACGCGGCCGCCGGCCATCCGCACTGCGTGTTCGGCACGACCCTGGACGAGCTCGCCTCGCTGACCGGCGGCACGGTCAGCGACGCCATCACGGGGGCTTGA
- a CDS encoding transposase, with product MQRRRLSREFELEAVTLVKDRGVAGAQAARDLDVHENVLRKWVREAKGDP from the coding sequence ATGCAACGACGGAGGCTCAGCCGCGAGTTCGAGCTTGAGGCTGTGACGTTGGTGAAGGATCGGGGCGTTGCGGGTGCGCAGGCTGCCCGCGACCTGGACGTCCATGAGAACGTGCTGCGTAAATGGGTCCGTGAGGCAAAGGGGGATCCGTGA